The genomic window TGTGGGGGGTTCCTTTAACCTTAGCATCTATTAGGGATGTTTCTTTATCATTATACTTTAGGAACTTCAAGTAACGTTTATCTTTGACAGGACACAACTTTTGACTTAATCCATAGATTTCAACTACCTTGTAATCCGATATGTCGGTTTTTTCCACCTATGAACTCTGAGTTTTAAGTAATTTTCAGATTGGGTTTTTTGATGCTGTAATATAGCTATACCTGTAGAACATTTATCCAAAACCAGATGTTAGCAACTTCTGTAAAAGCAAGTTacaaaaatttcttttaagaaaatttctgaatctacagaaaaaaatcacttaaagtaATTCatagtagaaatgaaaataaagaggaTAAATCATGCATCTTGTAGCCATGGAGACCCACTCTCACAATGCATCTAGGGTATTTCATTACTATGAGAATAGCTTACTGAACATAGACTCATGGAATGGCCTATAGCAACCAGGTTTCACATCTTTACTGCATCTTGCACTACTGAGGGCTGTAAGTGTACATGGTCGCTTTGGTGTATAGCAACATctctacatatataaaatgtgtgttgTAAATACTAGAAAATAGCATTTTTGGCTGCATGTTCAgtgacacatatacagacatcCCAGTGTTGACCAAATGAATGTGTAAAGTGAACAGTACTATGACTAAGAATCTAAGACAGATACAGGGTTCCGTCAGAATGTCTTTATCAAAGGCATTATAGAAGTTTTATTTAACtattttccatgtgtatgtgtgagttcaTGTTTGTggacatgtgtatgcatacaagAGGATGTATGCATGtccacatggaggccagaagttgacacTGTGCATCCCTAGATCAGTCTCTGCTTTACTTACCGAGGCAGAACCTCTGGTTCAGTCTAGAGCTCCTCAGCTGATCATGCCTAGCTATTCAGCTTGCCTGTGGAGCCTTCCCCAGGTTCTTTTCCTCCTGTATTAGGATTATACACATCACACTGCACCCTTCCTGCTTTTATGTGGGTATTGGGTATCTAAACTCTGACCCCCACattgtgcagcaagtgctttatccaatGATCCAGCTACTTGGActctgagaaatatttttaataaattatcatCTAAATCCATGATTATAATTACTAAAGGGAAGAGTGCACTTGAGTGAGGAAATCTAACATATAGTGCTAAAAAAGAAACACTCAGCAATATAGTATTTgtacaaaattatttaatattcatttattaacCAAAAAAGTCAATTTGGAAGAATATTTCTTTGTAgtattacatgtatataataagtTGACAAGTtgatttgtttataaattttaccACTTCTGTTTTAAATATATCAGAACCCAActtaaattgtaatttttaaacataatCCCACATTAATCACGAGTTTAGTTACTATAAAGCAATGATTCTACTTTAAACCCCTTAGTGAAAGGCACATTAAGAGACAACAAATATTCATAAAGCAAAAATACTGGTGGAATAATAGTGGCACAAAGATAGTTCTTGTGTAAAGGGAAGTTGGATGCTTCCAACATTCAGCTCCTGTTAGTCCTCACAGAGAGAAGACTGACACCATGGCCAGGCCGACAAGCTATGAGTGGAAGGAGATAAATATACTAGGAGAACTATCTTTTGTGCTATTCCAATGCCACCTGGCAAGAACCACTTAGAAATCATtctgtttccttgtgtttcttcTTATAAACGACAGCTCCACATAGAGGGAAATGTACATTGCTAAAATTTAATATCAAAATACATCTATGTAACATCTTTCCACCAATATCAATATTGgaagtaagagagaaaaaaaatatattgcttGAAATTACATCCACCAAACCTGGGCAGTATCTACTTATACTGTAACagtggttactttttttttttttttttttttgaagtattgTGTTTTCTCAGTCTTAACCAAGGAGAATTTCTCAATGAAGACATTTTGGAAAACTTTGTATACATTCAGACATAAGGGTGCTTccagaggaagacattagagtaGGGAGATAATCAAAGAGACTGAGCATAAATCTCTTGTGAAAAAGCCTAAATTACCCAACAGGCAGATGAAATGAAGCACCCTTTACTCCCTGTTTCCCAAAGAAGAGCCCAGTGACAATTTAAAAGAATGTTTCTCCAAGCTAACCATATTTCAGCAATTATGGGAGTTACTGTATTAGGTGGTACTAAGCTTTTGCATATGAACCTCTGGTCCGTGTATGAGGAAACGTGTATTCTAAAAGCTTGTTTTAAAGTCAACGTTTCTATGAATTGGCTCTTTCCCATGATCAACTTTTTTATACTATTACTAATGTGGATGGATTCAAGTTCATCACACTTCTGTTTTCAACAGGCTCAGACCAGAGTCACAGAGCTTAAGATTTTCCTCAGTTATGATGGGAGATTATAAAGCTACTTTTGTAATGATGTAAAACTTAACATCTGAATTCTTACTCATGAGACAGTCTTTCTATATAGGTACTGCCATATTTCTGAAGGTTATAAGGGGAGGATGAACAAAAGGGTAAGGGGATTTAATACTTCAAAAATAGGTCCACAAAGCAAAGCAGACCAGCAGCCAGCCAGGCATGGATGCTGTACCACAACACAGCCTTGAGCTGAAACAGCCTACAGCATGGAGGGCCATGCATGTCTTGAAAAGTACACAACTTCTGTGCGGTGTGGTTTTATTTGAGTAGATGTCCTTTCTAAGATCATCGGGCTCCTTTCCCTACCTAGCTTTCCCTCCACGGTCTTTCCTTCCTCAAAGCCCCAGTGTTACAACTCATTCTAGGTTGcctctctcttgctttcattGTCATGGGCCAGATCCCAATGGCAACAAAGCATGGTGAAACTCAATCTCACCTTACTATTCTAATTTTATCTATCACAATCACTTGGTCCCAGGGTGCCCTTGTTATCTGGTGACATTCAATTAAACTTTTCCTGGTTGACTCCCAGTTAGGAAGTAgatgctttcttcatttttaatagagcAGGCATTGAGACAATCAGGACAGAATGCTAATGTCATGCAGAACTTGATACTTGAGAGCCATTGCTTATTAGTTGATGGAGCGTAAGTTTGTAGGGCATGACCTGGTTATAGTTAAGTACTCAGGAAATTCCATCCTTAAGTACTCTTCCATTCCATAGCCTCTCCTATCAGGATTTTTTAAGGTAAATGATTTCAACAACACAGACAATGAGATTTCATAGTACCAACTGAATATTGCTTGTTAAAACTAACAATATAGTATTCCGCATAgcaatcttaaaaatattaaataagatacttggaatatttttaaagcacCCCATGCCTCTCACACTGTCTTTTGCTTCCTGAATTCTACATGCTGTGCATAATACAAATTCATGTTTCTGCAATGAAGAGTAAGCATTTTTGTTCCTTTATAAATGGCAAATGGTATCTTACGACCTGCACATAGCCAAACTAAAGTATGAAGATGCTTCCATCCAGGCTGGCTGTGTGACAGTGAGGGACTGGACCAAGTTCTCACTGGCACTATCTAACCCTCATGAGACAGTGTGTCACCACGCCACATCCAACCCaagctttaaaaacataaacaattttcaaacaaaatatttctgCATTGGCGTGTCAATGTAACACAAGTGTGGGCAGAATTTTACAGCTTTAGAAGGTTTTATAGAtagaaggggtgggggaagggactcCCATAGGCTCTTCActcactttaaattttaattaagaaatgacTACAAAAGATGGACAATATAAAGCAGAACACGACACAGTACCTACAGGTTAGAAAATAAAGCCTGTGTGTGCGTCTGCAACATACAAAGCTGACGCTTAATGCTGATGCTCGGAAGGGCAAACACACTGCGGGCTCAGTCAGCATGATAGCCTACAGAATTTAAACAATACTTTTTGTGTAGTGCTGCATAGGAAAGATAGTAAGACAAGACATGTTAAGTTATCCTATAGAATTTATCAACAAAAAGGCCTTGCTCTGTTTTTTCATGTCtctgaaaatatgaaaatcaatCACAAAGGTATATAAAAAGCACCAGTGTTAAGTAATATGAACTGCTTTTAAATGAAGACGTTGGCATGAATGATAAAATCCCAACGGAGTCTCTCCGCTGAGGTTCCTTCCAATCAAACACAAGATTTTTTAGTAGATAGGAAACAATGAGGCCCATCTAttgccatttaaaaacaaatttttaatgtgtttattgGGATAGTCCTTTGTGGGGTAACCAAGCACAACTAATTTCAGCACAAAACAATAACTTTTCTCTGTATACTGCTATACATTTCCCCAGTTCTCATACAGAACACTCTTGGcatggtacaaaaaaaaaaaaaaaaaaaaaaaagtacagagtgTTCTTTGGGCAAATATTTACAGGGCATTCATTGTATATTTCAATTGCAATTTGAAATGGAAGTATTTCACTTGTTTTTGTGTATGAAGTTTCCAAACTTTTGCATAAGTCCTAGGAACTTGTTTTCATTGGGGGAGTATGAAGGATGAGCTCCAGTCTTATAATTCGGCATCGGGCTGGATCTGCCATAACCGCTGCCCATGGTTGTGGACTTGACTTCCGGACGGTTGACATGTGTATTTGTAACGCTGCTCGCAGGCTGAATAGAGCTCTCGATCTTACAAAATGGCTCGAATCGACTGTAAACTCGCTGGTTGGTTGAATGAGATCTCAGAAGCTCAATGGGCTTTAGCGCTGAAGAAGGGGCTGGCTGTCTGGCAGGGGTCATGACTGCACTGATCTCCTTGGAATCTCGGTATTGGATCTGTTCAGTATTAAATCTTGGGGCGGAGGCATCTCCAGCTCTCTCTGAAAGTCTTCTCTCAATGGGCCTTGGAGAAGGTGCTATTCTTCTATTTTCCTCTGCTTGGGAACTTATCCCTGGAGATGTGCTAACCGTTATGTCCTCCTTGCTCTTGTGGATGCTGCCTTGAGAATTTGACGAGGAGGAACGCTTTCTTCTGGGAGATGAATCAACTTTGGGCTCAGATTTTTTGGGCTTTTGATTCTCTTCACCCTCAGAAACCAAAGTGTCCGAGCTACTACACATTCTGTAAAACGCCGACGCCTTGTTTTTAGCCaggttttctctcttttctgggGTGAGACTAAGTAAGGACCTTAATTTCTGAGACCCCTTTTTCAAAAAACTCGGGGAGGCTTTGCCGTCCTTTTTAGAATTAAGTTCTTTGTTGGCCTCTTCCTTATTTACATCAAGCAGAGCAGCAATGGAAATAGATTTGGTGGCAGAGGTACCTGGAGGGTCTCTCTTGACAACCTCGTCCTCACCTTCCTCTATGCTGTGGGTCACGTTGTGCATGCTTTTAGAACTCTTCAGCACATCCACCTTGGGTTTTTCTGGTTGTCGAATCCGATTTCTGGTAAGGGTACTATAAACATAATTCTTGCTATTTCCATGCTCTAAATTGACTTTTGAGTGGTCAAAGGATGGGAAACTCCTCCTTTTGAGTAGATTGTCATTTTGCTGATTTTTTGTGTTCTCCATCTGCTTATTGACACATAGGTTTGTATAGATACAGTTGTTTAATTCTGCTCGGCCATTTGTTCTTTGGTTTAAGACTTCTGGCTGCTTTTTGGGAACCTGTAAGCTGTGCATTTTTGGTTCCTCTGACTGTGTTGGGAGCTTGGAGATTGATTCGGGCAAAGGTTTTTCTGTCAAGAGCGGTGCATTTGTGGAACTATCTGGGACTTCCTTAGGTGTATCGCTTCCTTGAGAACCGATGATGGTGGAATTTGAGGAGCCAGTTGTACAGCtattgacttctttttgttctggtaAAGTTGGTTTAAACACAAACGAGGAGCGGAGCCTCGAATGAGTATAAAGTGCGTTGGCTTTCACGGTCTCGGGACTTTCATAGCCTTCAAATCTGTCACCCAGGGTGGAGCCATTTGAATCAGGTGGGGTTTCTGAATTATCGTTTAAGTACGATTCAATTCTCCAGCTCCGCAGGAAAGACTTTGTGGTGTTCTCCAGAGTTGGCATCCGTTGTTGTATAAAGCGGATATGATTATCTGTCCCGTTAAATGACCTGCGTACATTTGAATTCCTCTCTGCAagatttgttgtttttctctgggCAAGCCGATCAGCAAAACTCTGAGCAGGTATGTTTTGCTGGCTTCCTTGTCCTCCCCGTAATGAGGATGCCACACTGAGACTGTCCGAAGGCCTTCTCCAGCGTCCGGTAGCATTATTGGTCCGATTCATAGCTCTGTTGAGCAGCAGGTATGGTGTTGTTTCCGGTTGTTCCCCGGCATAACTATGCCTCTTCCAGTTTTCGTTGATCTGACTGGGTTGGAAGTGACGGATTGTACTCGAACCATTGAAGTTCGGAACAAAATGAGGCTTGTAGGCATGGTTTCTCATGCTGTGTTTGTCCTGCTCATTGAGTAGATATATCCCTCTGCCTTTGAAGTAACTAGAATCTATTTTATGAATTTGGTCTTGTCTGCCAAAAAGGTTTCTCTGGCTGGAAATGGAAGCTAATGAAGAAATGGCTCGCTGGTAAAAGCCATTCTCCCATAAGGCTTTGCCTGGCTTCACCCTCGCTGATTCTTCCTGAGCAAAAGAACTTGGGACAGAGGACCTGGCATAGAGTGTTCGAAATTCTTCATCAAATGAttctacaagttgtcctgtgaTTATCTGAACCATGCTGAGATGAGCTTTTTCAAAGGACCACAtgtaactgaaaacaaaacaaagagaaacacttAATTTTGTTCAGAGATTAATGACATCATAGACGTCATtggaaaatgtcatttaaaaatgactAGAGAATGCTCATGCTTGGTTTTCTTGGTTAGCATATTTAGAATGTTTTAATAACTACATGCTTATaataagcacacatgcacacacacacacacacacacacacacacacacacacacacacacatcttaaataCCAAAGCAACTTGACTTCCAATTCTAAGTCTATTCAAAATTTTTATACTATATTCCAAAAGCTGAAAGAAAAGCGGTTGTATATTTTGTAACTACATCTTCCaagataatataattatatatttcaatCCAGTAGGATTAGAATGAAAAATGAGACTCTTGACTGGCCTCTGCAGAACAGGAGCCATATGATGCTGGGTCTACTTTCCTCATATCCAAATTGGAGACATGGGTAGCATCACTAATGTCCTAACATGTCATAATGCACAGAAAACGGTATTACTGCAGTTTGAGCCTCCATTCCTTCTGATCTTGTCTCTGTGGGTTATCCAGTGTAATTTGGGATGCAGAGAGCAATTGTGGGCTGCTTCCTCAGTCACTCATGGATGGACTGCACTATATTCAGTCTACACAAGATTATGATGCTCTTCATAAAACATGTTATTTAAGATGCTGATCAAGATCTCTGGATATTTTACACAACTTCTATGAAATTGATGTTTGTAATGGTTTCACAGCGTTTTATTCAACTTTCAAGCCCTTTCCTACATAGTTTTAATGTGAGGGAAATCTTGAAGTTTCATATTAATATTTGATTTTAACTTTTGAACACATAAATTAAATAGAGTCACTTACTGGAAaaaaattgttaatatttttcatatCAAACAATATATACAACACTGGAGTTTATTGAAAAACCATTGAGACAAACACTCAATATACCAAATGAGTGTACTGTTTAtataggaaaaataaatacaaacatttcttaaatgcactgaataaaaattaataaaatatcactAGTGAATTTGTCATTCTGATATGCCCAAGTTTTTAATGTTACATCTCATGAATTCATGGTGTGTGAAGACTGGGTACTCTTTAATGTGGGCCAGCAGGATGATGTCAGAGAAATGAAATGAGACTGAATAGTTAAAGACAATTTCTGGGCATGCCgacagaaatgaaaaaataaaaacaaattaaaaaaataaattttcaatccAACTGAAGCTACGGATAAGGCAAtgtcagaaacagaaagcagtAAATATGTAGTAAATTAGCAGGTATGTAGAATTCCCCAGAGTGGGAGTCAAAAAGTAGGAGTGGCAGTTTGTTTGgaagaaacacaataaaaagcagagaaagcagtAACTGCCAGTCAgtcactcagacagacagacacacacacacacacacacaccacaacacaccagAATATACTtacttggaataaaaaaaaaatagtatgagGGACTTGAGAAGTGTGTACATAACTTTGAAAAGCCAAGGAAAGTTTGTTTGATTAGGAATTGCCCTCAAATTCAGATAAATTGTAACATAAAGAAAGGTTTGGGGATCTTTTTTTTTAGTAGTTGTCTGTAGTACACGCTTGAATGATCAGGGATTGAATTTACTATCAAGAGTAAAATGTTAGAATAAAGTATAACACCTAAGGTTATGAAATACAATAATCCCTAAGAGTTGAGTTTAGGAAACTGAGAATGTAGGATAACTGGGAAAAGTTTCCTTTAAAATGCTGCCATAAAATTGCAGGTTACAGTGAGGTATTCAGTTGAGTGTTTCAAAGGTGAATATGAAAGGACGAATGAGACATTTGAGCGCTGTGTGGAAGGACTCCTGTGCTTCTCTGTCACTATGGGTGAACTGTGTCATCTGTGAGGCATAAGGTGCAGATCTGCAGTACTGAGCTCCTCTGGATCTGTAGAATCAATGTCCAGTGTCTGCTTGCAACACTAACTAGCCTCACCAGACTTCTACATCCAGTTTGTGAGTCTCCATCCCATCTTCATTCTTCCCCAGACATGTCTTTGTTTGGGTCTTATTTGAGACAGTGATTTGAGCACAGTTTTAGGCAATCCATCCACACAAAGCTCTTTCTACTTCTATCTCTCTTCCAAGTATCCTTTCAGTGGTCCACACAAAGCAAGAAAGTGTCTGTTAGTTCTGGTTCCAAGAACTAACAGACATAAACAGGTTTTGCAGATATTGATTCTAAAAATTCTCACAATTCTGTGTCATCCAAGTCATTGTGTCATAAGCTAATTTGAATCTTAGTGGCTTCATTTTCGTATTTGTCAACTGATATAGCATGGAAGTCAATAAAGGATGGCTCGTGTCGTATTCCAACATAGGACTTTCTAACTTACCTAAAATCCAAATCCTTGCCTAGCCTTAGAGAATACTCTTATATGCTTTTATCTCATGATGGCCATGGGATCTTCTTGCCTCAATCTCTTCAATGCTAGGGTTGCTAGAGAGTACCACTATACCCAGCTTGTTTTTCTGGTTCTTCCTGGATAGTTTACCACTTGCCTAAGATGTTCAACCACACATTTTCCCCTTTCTGTCCCCAGATGTTTGCAGTTGCTCTTTCCTGGTAATACCGTCTTAGTCTTTGACTCACACCCTTTTAGAACTTTGCAACTATTGAATTCAAGGTACTTATCTGATCATTCATTACTTTAGTCCCCAGAGTCTTTCAATATCTCCTATTACTAACTGATGCTCCATAGTGTATGTTGATTTCGTTAATCATCTCTGTTGTTCATTAAAGGAAATTTTACCTCAGGTACCCTGTACAGCTTGTTGATATATCTATTCCCAGGTATGATGTTCTAAAGATACTTAAAgtttttagtgaaaaaaaaaagataaaataagtgTATTTTCTTAAGTAAAAACACTAAAAGTTAGACATGTTTATATTGTCAGGCAATATATAAGGTTCCATTAAATATGTTATTGTATACattggtttcattttctttcttatgaaCTGTTTAAAACATAGTAATTGGAACAAGGAAGGCCACAAATACAtaccc from Arvicanthis niloticus isolate mArvNil1 chromosome 7, mArvNil1.pat.X, whole genome shotgun sequence includes these protein-coding regions:
- the Fam83b gene encoding protein FAM83B, producing the protein METSSMLSSLNDECRSDNYVEPHYKECYRMAVDTLIEHGLEAYQEFLIEERVSDFLAEEEINYILKNVQKVAQNTEHGSDSSCDDGSSSGTYWPMQSDVEAPNLDLGWPYVMPGLSGSTHIDLLFHPPRAHLLTIKETIRKMIKEARKVVAIVMDIFTDVDIFKEIVEASTRGISVYILLDESNFNHFLTMTEKQGFQIQRLRNIRVRTVKGQDYLSKTGAKFHGKMEQKFLLVDCQKVMYGSYSYMWSFEKAHLSMVQIITGQLVESFDEEFRTLYARSSVPSSFAQEESARVKPGKALWENGFYQRAISSLASISSQRNLFGRQDQIHKIDSSYFKGRGIYLLNEQDKHSMRNHAYKPHFVPNFNGSSTIRHFQPSQINENWKRHSYAGEQPETTPYLLLNRAMNRTNNATGRWRRPSDSLSVASSLRGGQGSQQNIPAQSFADRLAQRKTTNLAERNSNVRRSFNGTDNHIRFIQQRMPTLENTTKSFLRSWRIESYLNDNSETPPDSNGSTLGDRFEGYESPETVKANALYTHSRLRSSFVFKPTLPEQKEVNSCTTGSSNSTIIGSQGSDTPKEVPDSSTNAPLLTEKPLPESISKLPTQSEEPKMHSLQVPKKQPEVLNQRTNGRAELNNCIYTNLCVNKQMENTKNQQNDNLLKRRSFPSFDHSKVNLEHGNSKNYVYSTLTRNRIRQPEKPKVDVLKSSKSMHNVTHSIEEGEDEVVKRDPPGTSATKSISIAALLDVNKEEANKELNSKKDGKASPSFLKKGSQKLRSLLSLTPEKRENLAKNKASAFYRMCSSSDTLVSEGEENQKPKKSEPKVDSSPRRKRSSSSNSQGSIHKSKEDITVSTSPGISSQAEENRRIAPSPRPIERRLSERAGDASAPRFNTEQIQYRDSKEISAVMTPARQPAPSSALKPIELLRSHSTNQRVYSRFEPFCKIESSIQPASSVTNTHVNRPEVKSTTMGSGYGRSSPMPNYKTGAHPSYSPNENKFLGLMQKFGNFIHKNK